The window ACAATTCTTTTAAGTGAAACAAAAGATTTCAGAGATTAAATTTGTGGAGGAACTTCCTCTTGGTAATAAATTAGTTGTAAGGCATTAAAAAAATAATTCAGAGGTTTCTGAAGCAACATAAAAAACAGGAATTGAAGGGAATGCATTACAGTAAACAAGAACCAGAAGGTAAAGGTGAGCCTCGCACAGCTAAAGCAAAATATAAAATGCAGAAAAGTACTTtgccaaaatataaaaaaatgaaataaaaaaagcactcaGTCATGTAGGTATGTTACAGGCAATCATCATGCAGCAGAGACATAGACTGGGGCGTTCTTATGCAAACATAATCTCACACGATTTGTATCTCTCCAGTTTGAGGTTTGCAGATTTCCAGAATCGTCATGGcacagtatttttttatttaaaaaattttttttgggggggtccccttaaaaatctgaataaacATTTTAATTGTGCTTAATTATGTCAGAATATAAGTTTAATAAGCAAAATTACACATTTAATGACATAAAAAGGCAATCTGTGGTAGTTTCACCTTTAtgggtagggctgcacgatattaggaaaacctgcaatattcgataacagtgcttaatattgcaatatcgatattactcacgataaatgaataaatactaaagtatgcagtgttgatgtcgtctggcgtgtgatgtctgctccaggggcggcgttaggcccggctacttgggctgaagccccggatgtttcatgaaaagccccggatctaaattgcggaagtaacatgcagtaccaaagtccaacagagagggagcagctggcagcagtttgtatacagcctgcctgagcctccaccactgaagaagaagcccttcagcagccggcttcttctgcagtctctgcctgaaacgcatgagtgaagatggacataaggacgtttttttagacaaaaagtacaacgacagaaccccagctttgatgagactggtgttgactcaggtttgtgagtcttatttgaaaatatttgttgtgctgctggtttgcctaaagttagcttactatcaggtaaatttgatggagaaagaaagggaatatttaccatcatcatctcacactaaacactaacaggaacaatactctgccctgaaaatgcttaatatgtagcttcagattaaaaattatgtggtacaagacaaatatgatgttgactagtgcgtgtcactcgtgtgtgtgcgtgtgtgtgtgtgtgtgtgtgtgtgtgtgtgtgtgtgtgtgtgtgtgtgtgtgtgtgtgtgtgtgtgtgtgttaagccccggatcttcttcagtcctaaatccacccctggtctgctctgggttcaaagcaaacaaaaactaatgcatgaattccattacaacataacatttttattgcaaaaataagcagctgcacctgctactgtattagcagcaaaacaacaacctgcatgcatgcagtttctcagtgactttaaaacatcacctccaccataaaactttttctgatgctccaaatacagaaaaacatcccttaccagggttttttgaataaataaaaatatctgaaaacaagtttaaatgttaaataatagttaacatccttaaaggcaacagcaaattctctcattgctactgagaatttctccacttatgtggttatgatataaggctgttgctgctattgggaagtgaactgtgctgggccaaactaggagagtattaagattttctgagggaaagagaaaaacaattgtctacctttcagaagaggaactggcaaaaaaactacatggaaaatatgtgaaaacgtttgtttctaACCccgaattgaacaagtttacctagatcttaaaaagcagctcagatgatgaaactgcaactatgattctgataacaagctaacaaattgaactagctcctcttaagataaccggctagcagagcttctgactgacagtttatgtgcagcagcaaatcaactatcctgattaacaaggttataaaagctcataaatgaaaaatcactttgatgtgtgggggaacttttccaggccctctttagcagggtgggactgggaggagagtgctgtagccttttagctggaagctaaccggagcctggggctaacggtgggttggttcaccggcacgtgtcggagtcagcccggttacgatcagctgcttaacgacaccgagcggactcacgttcacgtttgaaagcagcgctgattccagaaacctcagcacaaagtgcgttcgttaatctgagccagcatgacgaacaagggaagcgagcggcagcggaaagcgggggcggagcggagatagtggaattttggggtaagggtctacgtagggggcgggcgtattacgtgaacggacacatctgattggccgcatatcagaagggctacatttgattggtcaaataatacttccgtgtaaaaaaaagagctggtttacaaaaagttgatgtatgacacggatggaaatgtttgaaccaaacatttatcgccgtttttgacgtgctttgcgatgggcctatcgcacgtcctgttatcgcgatgacgataatttttcgatatattgtgcagccctatttacAGGTGACATAAACTGCTTAAATAAATATGATCTACGTGATCAATTTGATTTGTTAAGGTCTGCATTTGCTTTCGGAGCTCTGCTGTGCTGCTCCAGAGCAGCTATGAGGTCCTGCAGCGGCtcagtgtcttcaggatccagaaGTGCATGCTGCTGACAGAAATGTGTCAGGTGTAGGAAAAGTGTGTTCAGGTGCGGGTGCAGGCCAAGCGCAAGTGTCTCGGTGTAGTGAGACCAGTAAATATGAGCCAGAGTCCTGAACAAAAGCTGAAAgaccttctggaccatgaagacaAACCCATTTGGGAATTTTGTGCCTAAGGAAAGAAGGAAAAAGAGATATTGGACTCAAACTGAAACTGGACCAGGATGTGGAACACAAAGATATGAGTATAGTTTACCTGCTTTTGTGGGGAACACCTCTTCATCAGTCAGTAGctcctgaatgtatgacatggcataGTCAAAGTAAAGAGGAGCGGAGCATTTCAACTTCCTGCCCTGGTCATCATTCCAAAAGTAAACTCTGGAAAACACAAAAagaaattttaaaataaattttatgCTATTTTAGATCATTTTAATTGTAAAGAAAGAACGTGCAACATAACCAACTATACATTTCTTGTTGTGGATTTGAATAAAATAACACAAGAATCTCGCTCACTTTATTGTGGAATAATGTTGAAATGTAAGTGTCATGTTTAGAGTGGTTTTCTCCTGAAATCAGCACCACATGCTGCTTCTTGACTGTTTCTTTAGAAACAAGTCATTGTTTGTCCTTGTCTGGCCTGAGAAATTATTTATTAGTAAACAACAACTATAATTTTGATCTTACAAAATTGAACCATATGGGCAAATTTTAATATAACAACTACATAATAAGTTATACTTCAttttaacactttacaataagggtccctttgtgaatgttagtgcattattaagcatcaataaacaaagggtccctttattaatgttcctgTTATTGTTAAATATTAAGTGTCCTTAGGTTTTGGACAAAGGGATAGGGTGAGAGTGGGTGTCTGCTTAGTTATGCACAGTGTGCTTTACTCagtatggttaagcagttgttaatagttTATTCATCCTTAATACTgtgctaagtaatgttaataaaggatcCTTATTGTGGTATTAActaattttcatttatttacaaaGCACCTTCCAGGACCTTATCAGTAGACCAGGGTACACAACACAACCACAAAACACACAATACGAACAAAAATAGTGTTGTGGATCattaaaagaaagataaaaacttaaaacatttaaaaaattagGAGAAAGTTGAATAAAGACAAGAAACTATCattaaaaacatatcaaatgagatgaaaaacaataaaagatcAAGGCAGTGCTGTAATCTCTAATGCTGAAATCCCATCACATAAAAATTGGTCTTCAAGCAAGACTTAACCAGAAGCAATGGTAACCCTAAAAACCATTTGAACAGGTTAAAACAATTTTAAATCTTACTGCATCCGCAGATTTATGGTGTTATTTATTTTGTGGCTGAAGTACAGGAAGTGGGCAGCTTGTGTCAAGAACATAGTGGTTTGTGTCATTCGTCTTCGCTTGAACACCAGgaaaacaaaggaaatggtgattgacttccagagaaacactcctcctcactcgtCAGTAAACaaccagggagcagacattaAGGTGGTAGATACCTTTaaatacctgggtgttcacctcaacagtaaactgaactggtccaacagaaCAGATGATTTGTGTAAGGGCCAATGCCGCCTCCACCTCCAgacgaggctgaggtccttcagagttaattcccagctgctaaaatccttttatcactctgttgttggaTCTGTTATTCACTCTgcggtggtctgttggggtgcaggcagctctgaccaaaacaggaagagactgaataagctcggttctgagctgcccactggattcagttgaggagacgtgtgaaagaagGATGCTgaggaagatgaccaccatctttaaaaaaccctcccacccactgcattccaccatggcgataaatgataaatggcccgcacttgtatagcacctctcagagtaaggactccaaagcgctttacactacagtgtatcattcatccattcacacacacattcacacactggtggtgatgagctacgatgtagccacagctgccctggggcgcactgacagaggcgaggctgccgagtgcaggcgccaccggtccctccgaccaccaccagcaggcaaggtgggttgagtgcccaaggacacaacagcataattctctgtccggagccaggattgaacctgcaaccttccgatttctgGACAAGCCGCCCCAGAGACCATGGacaagctccttcagaggcagactgacacATCCTGGatataaaacagaacgctaccgaaggccgttcatcccctctgcagtcaaAGTGTATAACTcatcagtttaagctgtactgccattatcctgttacacaacaacaccaatgcaatattcattatgtgttcaatacttgttcaATACTAGATTTACATAATATGTCcgtgtctcttgcagtatgctgcatagtgttggaacccaagtttttccttttttatttgtggtttttagtggctGAAGGTTACAATTCcagactactgcctatgtgtaaatagttacatgtacctttgttatttttCTACAAATTATTCCCTTAACCTCCTGGGACCCAAACTTGTTTTTggtttgatttaaaagaaaaaacataTCTAGCTTTTACTGATTAGTCGACTGTAATAAACAGAAACAAAGTTACAAGAATTTTAATTCAATAAAAATTAATTCAATGAAAATATTGTCAAATTTCCTaaaaaaagaaagacaacaaaaatatttttaaattaaagtcAATGTCTAGAGTctataaataacaacaaaaaggGCCCTAAGAGGttgagtgttggtgctgctgtaacaaatgAATTTTCCCACTGTGAGACCAATaaagtatattctattctattctatgctattctattctattcttccttAAATATATCTCAGTCAATtcattcattaaaacattgacATTAAACTACAATCCATGTTAAACAGCACTCTGCCTCGCACTTATAAATTTAGGCTTAATTTTCCCTAATTTTCCTGAGAAAATTCAAACCCATAAGCTCATTTAGTTGTCCTGGCACTGAATCCACCACAGACACAAAAGTGACTTAACTGCTTAACTTTGCATCAGAATTTAATACATACAGCATCAGATTTCAGATGAGATCGTTCGTTTGGATAGTGCAGGGTAATCCTTACGTGTTTTCTGGTCCACAGGCCGTTGGGCAAGTGCTGGGTGTGCAGAACTCTGACAGCGCACTGGAGAACAAGTTTATGTGCTTGAAGAAAGCCACGGCTGAAAGAGACCAATTTAACAAGCGTTGAGGTGTCTGCAGAGCAAGATAAGAAGCTCTGGAGTCGGACAGAGATCTGTTAATACTTACTGTTGCTGGCAAGCCACTCTGATTTGTCGACGCCAGGCGGCAGCTTGGCGAGGGCTAATACATCTATGTTTGGGAGACTGTGGCACACATTTTGCTGCTGCAGATATGGCTGCACCTCCTGATTATTGTTATTGATTCCCCTTGAGGAGACGATTCATAGTTAATGAAGCAAACAACCACAGGGTCAGTGAATTCATTATTGCTACTGCAGACTGTAGATAACAAAAAGCATGAGCACTGCTGAGGATACTTCACGAGTTGATGCAATGAAGGTAAATTAGAGTTAATGAAGCAGACTGCTGCAGAGAGGGAGGCCTACTGTAGAAGGAATAtggagctagaattgggacaatgttgcatgtaacttgtaccaagttttgtaatttGTAACATGTTTTATAACTAACTGTCGTTAGTTCACATATTGTGTCACATTTTGTAACACATGTTCTGTCTTGTATATAGTAGCCGCTTATCTAATTAtcgccactttatattattattttatcgtgAGTATATTTGCACTTcctattagggatgggtacctttgacatttgaatcgatccggtactaattcccggtacctacgaatcgataccggtacttaacggtaccaattttcgatacttttgagtgtttattattttaattctcttttataattaaatatatatttttctcaatatataacaatatttgataaatatcacgataaataacattcaactgttttgtattttaacatcgtccttgtagttttataagctgataattaaattgaagctttactgtgaactaaatttactgtgtatcttcattccttttgccatcttttttcatttgatttttcctactgggaagttagaatttccgaggagaaagcaaactcaccattagctgataacaacggtggcaatggaagctaacatcaagctaacgctatctttaacagtttatttaactgctggagcagattaaaacgatgatgcctcacacttagattgttgtcgctggtttcatcttcacccagtcacccgttgcatttagtaaagtgaagccaaactttagagcgcgttcatgttcttctagtcagaaattcggagttccgaggagaaagcgaacgcaccattagcgaaacggaagctaacatatcaaggtaatgctatcttaaacattttatttacctaccggagcagattaagatgaggatgtctcacttagatcattgtctgtcgctggtttcatcacccagttaaccatcacatttagtgaagtggacccaagcgttagcgtgcgttctttctacccatgctgctctgtttacaacttgctcacagggaccgacgacataacgctcttgcgcatgcgcagctgtcttggcaagttctcgttatgaaggacgggtaccgaaacgaggcaccgtttgaaatgacgtgaatcggtgctcggtcggtactatggaattcggtcggtaccttaaaaagtacctaattcggtacccatccctacttcctatatttgcttacctcctattttatctttctttttgcaccaGGTACTgctgcaatttcctaatgttgtgatttctcgcacatatagcaatacaaccttctgattctgatcattCTTGTTATGGAAcccgtaactttcattttgtaacatgtaactttaggTACATAATGACTTTGGGTGTTTTGAGagctgtgatttgaaacttgtacattgatttttttccccctgcaagttacaaaatgaaa is drawn from Nothobranchius furzeri strain GRZ-AD chromosome 4, NfurGRZ-RIMD1, whole genome shotgun sequence and contains these coding sequences:
- the LOC107388849 gene encoding MOB kinase activator 2, whose translation is MGGCHSYPSSTKVDSKTPRDINNEKLGINNNNQEVQPYLQQQNVCHSLPNIDVLALAKLPPGVDKSEWLASNTVAFFKHINLFSSALSEFCTPSTCPTACGPENTVYFWNDDQGRKLKCSAPLYFDYAMSYIQELLTDEEVFPTKAGTKFPNGFVFMVQKVFQLLFRTLAHIYWSHYTETLALGLHPHLNTLFLHLTHFCQQHALLDPEDTEPLQDLIAALEQHSRAPKANADLNKSN